A stretch of the Deltaproteobacteria bacterium genome encodes the following:
- a CDS encoding restriction endonuclease, whose protein sequence is HWIGIDITHLAITLIKKRLQDTFGPELSPYEEIGAPEDYPSAEALATLNRHQFEWWALGLVEARPAQDKRKGADTGIDGIIYFFDDNSGQAKKIVVQVKSGNVTVSQLRDLKGVMEREKAAIGVFITLKEPTKPMLGEAAAAGFYEPEYFPGHQYPRLQILSITDLLFKKAQRQPKGSDKQKQNPITWDDNADEAY, encoded by the coding sequence CACTGGATCGGCATTGATATTACTCATCTGGCCATTACGCTGATCAAGAAAAGGTTGCAGGATACCTTTGGCCCCGAGCTAAGTCCTTACGAAGAAATCGGCGCGCCGGAAGATTACCCCAGCGCCGAGGCCTTGGCGACTCTCAACCGCCATCAGTTTGAGTGGTGGGCCCTGGGCCTGGTGGAGGCGCGGCCGGCCCAGGATAAACGCAAAGGCGCCGACACCGGCATCGATGGCATTATCTATTTTTTCGACGATAACAGCGGCCAGGCCAAAAAAATAGTGGTCCAGGTAAAAAGCGGCAATGTCACGGTCAGCCAGTTACGTGATTTAAAAGGAGTAATGGAGCGTGAAAAAGCGGCTATCGGGGTCTTTATTACCTTAAAGGAACCGACCAAGCCGATGCTAGGGGAAGCCGCGGCCGCCGGATTTTATGAGCCGGAGTACTTCCCCGGACACCAGTACCCCCGGCTGCAAATTCTCAGTATTACCGATTTGCTCTTTAAAAAGGCCCAGCGTCAACCTAAAGGTTCAGACAAACAGAAGCAGAATCCTATAACTTGGGATGATAATGCTGACGAAGCATACTGA
- the lysS gene encoding lysine--tRNA ligase encodes MKEESKLIHQRRLKLAELRAAGIEPYANTFRPTQRTTDIIAQYGHLGDDELAHLNQTFKMAGRLILMRQFGKASFCHFQDNTGRLQAYVQRDVVGAEAYSLFKRLDLGDILGLEGRLFRTRTQELTLSVQNFTLLTKAIRPLPEKYHGLGDVELRYRQRYLDLMVNPAVKEIFRKRSAIIRQLREFLEERGFLEVETPMMQPIPGGATARPFQTYHNVLDLPLFLRIAPELYLKRLLVGGIDRVYEINRNFRNEGISTQHNPEFTMLEFYQAYATYEDLMALTETMISAVAQAVLGALTFDYQGDQIDLTPPWRRLDLRQSLTEVGGIPAAVVQDKQALIALAQEHGVVLRPGEGYGRALAKLFDLKVEGRLLQPTFIVGYPIEISPLSRRNETDPEVADRFELFIAGREMANGFSELNDPEDQRQRFLKQVAAREAGNEEAHYMDEDFLRALEYGMPPAAGEGVGIDRLVMLLTNSASIREVILFPLLRPEG; translated from the coding sequence ATGAAGGAAGAATCCAAACTTATCCACCAGCGCCGCCTAAAGCTGGCGGAATTGCGGGCGGCGGGAATAGAACCATATGCCAATACCTTCAGACCGACCCAACGCACTACTGATATCATTGCCCAGTATGGTCACCTGGGAGATGACGAGCTGGCTCACCTGAACCAGACCTTTAAAATGGCCGGTCGGCTGATCCTGATGCGGCAGTTCGGCAAGGCCAGTTTCTGCCACTTTCAGGATAACACCGGACGTCTGCAGGCTTATGTCCAACGCGACGTCGTGGGGGCTGAAGCTTATTCCCTGTTCAAGCGTCTGGATCTGGGGGATATCCTGGGATTGGAAGGGCGGCTGTTTCGCACCCGCACCCAGGAACTGACGCTCTCGGTGCAAAACTTCACCCTGCTTACCAAGGCCATCCGGCCCTTGCCGGAAAAATATCATGGACTGGGCGATGTCGAGCTGCGCTACCGGCAGCGCTATTTGGACCTGATGGTTAATCCCGCGGTCAAGGAAATCTTCCGCAAACGGTCGGCGATAATCCGGCAGTTGCGGGAATTTCTGGAGGAACGGGGCTTTCTGGAAGTAGAGACCCCGATGATGCAGCCCATCCCGGGGGGGGCCACGGCCCGGCCCTTTCAGACCTACCATAATGTCTTGGACCTGCCCTTGTTCTTACGGATCGCCCCGGAGCTCTACCTCAAGCGTCTGCTGGTGGGGGGAATTGATCGGGTCTATGAAATCAATCGCAATTTTCGCAATGAAGGCATCTCCACCCAGCACAATCCCGAATTTACCATGCTGGAATTTTATCAGGCCTACGCCACTTATGAAGACCTGATGGCCCTGACCGAGACCATGATCAGCGCCGTGGCCCAGGCGGTGCTGGGCGCTTTAACCTTTGATTATCAGGGTGATCAGATTGATCTTACCCCTCCCTGGCGGCGTCTCGACCTGCGGCAATCGCTGACCGAGGTGGGGGGCATCCCGGCGGCAGTGGTGCAGGATAAGCAGGCCCTGATCGCCCTGGCCCAGGAGCATGGGGTGGTGCTGCGTCCCGGTGAGGGCTATGGCCGGGCGCTGGCCAAACTGTTCGACCTGAAAGTGGAGGGCCGGCTCCTCCAGCCTACTTTTATTGTGGGATATCCGATTGAAATTTCTCCTCTGTCGCGGCGCAATGAAACCGATCCCGAAGTGGCCGACCGCTTTGAGCTGTTTATTGCCGGGCGGGAAATGGCCAATGGCTTTTCGGAGCTAAATGACCCGGAGGATCAGCGCCAGCGCTTTCTGAAACAGGTGGCGGCCCGGGAAGCGGGCAACGAAGAGGCCCATTATATGGATGAGGACTTTCTCCGGGCCCTGGAATATGGCATGCCCCCGGCAGCCGGGGAGGGGGTCGGCATTGACCGGTTGGTAATGTTGTTGACCAACTCGGCTTCGATCCGGGAAGTGATTCTCTTCCCTTTACTCCGCCCAGAGGGGTAA